In Aequorivita sp. H23M31, a single window of DNA contains:
- the panB gene encoding 3-methyl-2-oxobutanoate hydroxymethyltransferase, whose product MSVAKKEYKRITTKTLVDMKKKGEKISMLTAYDFTMAKIVDSAGIDVILVGDSASNVMAGHETTLPITLDQMIYHAASVVRAIERSLVVVDLPFGSYQSDPKEALRSAIRIMKESGGHAVKLEGGKEIKESIKRILNAGIPVMGHLGLTPQSIYKFGTYTVRAKEEEEAEKLIEDALLLERAGCFALVLEKVPAKLAKEVAEKISIPVIGIGAGHGVDGQVLVTHDMIGMTHEFNPRFLRRYLDLYTEMKNAFSQYSTDVKSGDFPNDSEQY is encoded by the coding sequence ATGTCCGTAGCCAAAAAAGAATACAAGCGAATAACCACCAAAACTTTGGTGGATATGAAAAAGAAAGGTGAAAAGATTTCCATGCTCACCGCATACGATTTTACCATGGCAAAGATCGTGGATAGTGCAGGTATCGATGTTATTTTGGTAGGGGATTCTGCGAGTAACGTTATGGCTGGACATGAGACCACTCTTCCAATAACCCTCGACCAAATGATCTATCACGCCGCTTCGGTTGTTCGTGCTATTGAAAGAAGTTTGGTCGTTGTAGATCTTCCCTTCGGAAGTTACCAAAGCGACCCAAAAGAAGCTCTCCGGTCCGCAATCCGGATTATGAAAGAAAGTGGTGGCCACGCCGTTAAACTTGAAGGTGGTAAGGAAATAAAAGAATCTATAAAACGTATTTTGAACGCAGGTATTCCCGTAATGGGCCATTTGGGATTAACTCCCCAATCCATTTATAAATTCGGGACTTACACCGTTCGCGCGAAGGAAGAAGAAGAAGCTGAAAAATTGATTGAGGACGCGCTTTTGCTAGAAAGAGCAGGTTGTTTTGCCTTGGTTTTGGAAAAAGTCCCAGCCAAACTTGCAAAAGAAGTGGCCGAAAAAATAAGTATTCCCGTTATTGGAATTGGCGCAGGACACGGCGTTGATGGCCAGGTATTGGTTACCCACGATATGATAGGAATGACCCACGAATTTAACCCACGTTTTCTTCGAAGATATTTGGATTTATATACCGAAATGAAAAATGCTTTTAGCCAATACAGCACAGACGTAAAAAGTGGGGATTTCCCGAATGATAGTGAACAGTATTAG
- a CDS encoding L-serine ammonia-lyase has translation MESISVFDMLSIGVGPSSSHTLGPWRAALRWIDELKEKRQFDKVVEVSVDLYGSLSLTGKGHATDIAVMLGLSGFDPVTFPIEDIEKEVELISFKNKLNLNSEREVVFFPKENIIFNRKFLEFHPNGMTFHATLVNGSIESSSFYSIGGGFVVKEERKMEKIKMEKFSHFPFPIEKATELLAYCKSEKKNIWEIVLENEKSLRSETEINQGLKEIWNVMLDSMYVGCHTEGILPGGLNVTRRAYDMNKNLIGDSKYNNAEEWIKEIRGTEVKFRQILKWVSCFALAVNEVNASLGRVVTAPTNGSAGVIPAVIMYYLVIENHDADFEDIRKFLLTSGEIGSIFKKGATISAAMGGCQAEIGVSSSMAAGALCELMGGTPEQCLMASEIAMEHHLGLTCDPIAGLVQIPCIERNAMGAIKAINACEMALNGDPSKAKIPLDVVVATMWETAKDMTSKYKETSEGGLAVQVNISDC, from the coding sequence ATGGAAAGCATCAGTGTTTTTGATATGTTATCAATTGGAGTAGGACCTTCAAGCTCGCATACGCTGGGACCTTGGCGCGCTGCTTTGCGATGGATAGATGAATTGAAGGAAAAAAGACAATTTGATAAAGTCGTGGAAGTCTCCGTAGATCTTTACGGCTCCCTGTCGCTTACCGGTAAAGGTCACGCTACGGATATTGCGGTAATGCTCGGCCTATCGGGTTTTGATCCCGTAACTTTTCCTATTGAAGATATTGAAAAGGAGGTAGAATTAATTTCTTTTAAAAATAAATTGAATCTAAACAGCGAGCGCGAAGTTGTCTTTTTCCCAAAGGAAAATATAATCTTCAACAGAAAGTTCCTTGAATTCCACCCCAACGGGATGACCTTTCACGCCACATTGGTAAACGGTTCAATTGAATCATCTTCTTTTTATTCAATAGGCGGTGGTTTTGTTGTAAAAGAAGAGCGCAAAATGGAAAAGATAAAAATGGAGAAATTCTCCCATTTTCCATTTCCTATAGAAAAAGCCACTGAATTGTTGGCATATTGCAAAAGCGAAAAAAAGAATATTTGGGAAATTGTTCTTGAAAACGAAAAATCGCTCCGTAGTGAGACTGAAATCAACCAAGGTTTAAAAGAAATCTGGAATGTGATGCTCGATTCTATGTACGTTGGCTGCCACACCGAAGGAATACTCCCTGGAGGGCTCAACGTGACACGAAGAGCCTATGATATGAACAAAAACTTGATTGGTGACTCCAAATACAATAATGCAGAGGAATGGATTAAAGAAATTCGAGGGACTGAAGTCAAATTCCGCCAGATATTGAAGTGGGTTTCCTGTTTTGCACTTGCCGTAAACGAAGTGAATGCCTCCTTGGGCAGAGTAGTGACCGCACCTACAAATGGCAGTGCTGGCGTTATTCCGGCGGTAATTATGTATTATTTGGTGATCGAAAACCACGATGCCGATTTTGAGGATATCCGCAAATTTTTACTTACCTCGGGCGAAATTGGAAGTATTTTCAAAAAAGGGGCAACCATCTCCGCTGCTATGGGGGGATGCCAAGCAGAAATAGGAGTTTCTTCTTCGATGGCTGCCGGGGCCTTATGCGAATTGATGGGCGGAACGCCGGAGCAATGCCTGATGGCCAGCGAAATTGCAATGGAACATCACCTTGGACTTACCTGCGATCCAATTGCAGGCTTGGTTCAAATTCCGTGTATTGAACGAAATGCAATGGGAGCAATAAAAGCTATCAACGCTTGTGAAATGGCCTTAAATGGCGACCCCAGCAAGGCAAAAATACCTTTGGATGTAGTAGTGGCTACTATGTGGGAAACCGCAAAAGATATGACCTCAAAATACAAAGAAACCAGTGAAGGGGGATTGGCTGTGCAAGTAAATATCAGTGACTGTTAA
- a CDS encoding response regulator transcription factor yields MRDESSKYKIAIVDDHALFAGSLEKLINSFPNFVTIFHLRNGLELQKKLAEDDNVPDVILIDINMPVMNGFETAEWLSQNHPQIKFLALTMDDDEMNILKMLRLGAKGYLLKDIEPEYLHVALNEVIEKGYFHSEKVSDALLNSLVEPKGKKELTFKKNELIFLKLASSEMTYKEIADVMQLSPKTIDGYRQELFNRLEIKNRVGLVIFALKNNIIKL; encoded by the coding sequence ATGCGAGATGAATCATCGAAATATAAAATTGCAATAGTTGACGACCATGCCCTTTTTGCTGGATCGCTAGAAAAATTAATTAATTCGTTTCCGAATTTTGTCACCATTTTTCATCTCAGAAATGGTTTGGAACTCCAAAAGAAACTCGCGGAAGATGATAATGTCCCGGACGTTATTCTTATTGACATCAATATGCCGGTGATGAACGGCTTTGAAACGGCAGAATGGCTATCGCAAAACCATCCACAAATAAAATTCCTTGCGCTTACCATGGATGATGACGAAATGAATATTTTGAAAATGCTTCGACTTGGAGCAAAAGGATATTTATTAAAAGATATTGAGCCAGAATACCTTCACGTCGCGTTGAATGAGGTAATTGAAAAAGGATATTTCCATTCCGAAAAGGTTTCAGATGCGCTGCTAAATTCTTTAGTTGAGCCCAAAGGGAAAAAGGAGCTTACCTTCAAAAAGAATGAGCTCATCTTTCTTAAATTGGCTTCTTCCGAGATGACCTACAAGGAAATTGCAGATGTGATGCAACTTAGTCCAAAAACAATAGACGGTTATAGGCAGGAGCTCTTCAATCGGTTGGAAATAAAGAATAGGGTAGGGCTGGTGATCTTCGCCCTAAAGAACAATATTATAAAACTTTAG
- a CDS encoding nucleoside deaminase — MKRCLHLAELALENGNPPVGALLMLDGVIIGEGIESGKSSGDITNHAEILAIRHAIANGYLEDLYRASLYTTHEPCIMCSYVIRHHKISRIVYGTEVPYVGGFISDFGILTSEDVPKWGKEPQVISGVCQRECRD, encoded by the coding sequence TTAGCCTTAGAAAATGGAAATCCACCGGTGGGCGCTTTATTGATGTTAGACGGCGTTATTATTGGTGAAGGTATTGAATCGGGAAAGAGTAGTGGAGATATTACAAATCATGCCGAAATTCTGGCCATCCGGCACGCCATAGCCAATGGATATTTAGAAGATCTTTATCGCGCGTCCCTATACACAACGCATGAGCCTTGCATAATGTGCTCCTATGTTATTCGTCATCATAAAATTTCGAGGATTGTATATGGAACAGAGGTGCCTTATGTTGGCGGGTTTATTTCAGATTTTGGAATTCTTACTTCCGAAGATGTCCCAAAATGGGGAAAGGAACCACAGGTAATTTCCGGTGTGTGCCAAAGGGAATGTAGGGATTAA
- the nadB gene encoding L-aspartate oxidase — MMKTNFLIIGSGAAGLTLAVKLAERFPKKKITVVTKANKSESNTKYAQGGVAAVFNFKEDSYQKHIDDTLRAGDGLCDTEVVEMVIKEGPLRLKELMEWGARFDIDENGELSLGREGGHSNFRVIHHRDTTGNEIERTLLERADELPNINLLAHHFAVDLITEHHFPEIKTEQLSCYGAYVMDQISGSIFAIKADCTTLASGGMGRVYGHTTNPAVATGDGIAMAYRATARIENMEFIQFHPTALFDGKNGSSFLISEAVRGFGAFLRNKKGERFMLKYDDRGELASRDIVSRGIDSEMRESGEDCVFLDCTHLDIEELKLHFPNIYQTCLKKDIDLEKDWIPVVPAAHYLCGGVVVDMDGKTSLTNLFACGECSHTGLHGANRLASNSLLEALVYADRIYNYISKNLPSQTAMSIKKWNDQGTVMLSEFEIIQGKTSDLQQLMRRYAGVVRNNSDLMEASIHLEKLYSETEKLYQKYKLNTALCQLRNMVNVAHLIIQQSLRRDENRGGYYNEDYDKKKDLVGEKKQYRCALEINQD; from the coding sequence ATGATGAAAACCAATTTTCTGATAATAGGATCTGGAGCTGCAGGTTTGACGCTAGCGGTAAAACTTGCGGAAAGGTTTCCCAAGAAAAAAATTACCGTTGTCACTAAGGCCAATAAATCGGAATCAAACACCAAATATGCCCAGGGCGGTGTGGCTGCCGTCTTTAATTTTAAAGAAGATTCCTATCAGAAGCATATTGACGATACTCTTCGAGCTGGAGATGGTTTATGTGATACTGAAGTGGTAGAAATGGTTATTAAAGAAGGACCGCTCCGTTTAAAGGAATTAATGGAATGGGGCGCAAGATTTGATATTGATGAAAATGGGGAACTTAGTCTAGGCAGAGAAGGAGGTCATTCAAATTTTCGGGTTATCCATCATAGGGACACCACGGGAAATGAAATAGAGCGCACCCTTTTGGAACGGGCTGATGAACTTCCCAATATAAACCTGCTGGCGCATCATTTTGCAGTGGATTTGATTACCGAACATCATTTTCCTGAAATTAAAACGGAGCAACTTTCTTGTTACGGAGCCTATGTAATGGACCAGATTTCAGGAAGCATTTTCGCCATAAAAGCGGATTGTACTACATTGGCCTCGGGAGGAATGGGGAGAGTTTATGGGCATACCACTAATCCCGCTGTTGCCACGGGAGATGGAATTGCAATGGCATATCGTGCGACCGCAAGGATTGAAAATATGGAATTTATCCAGTTTCATCCCACAGCACTTTTCGATGGTAAAAATGGTTCTTCATTCTTAATTTCTGAAGCGGTCCGTGGCTTTGGGGCTTTTCTTCGCAACAAAAAAGGAGAGCGGTTTATGTTGAAATACGATGATCGGGGGGAATTGGCTTCTCGGGATATTGTTTCCCGAGGAATAGATTCCGAGATGAGGGAATCGGGTGAGGATTGCGTATTTCTAGATTGTACACATTTGGATATCGAGGAGTTGAAGCTACATTTCCCCAATATCTACCAAACCTGTTTAAAGAAGGATATCGATTTGGAGAAAGATTGGATTCCGGTAGTTCCGGCTGCGCATTATCTTTGTGGAGGGGTAGTTGTGGATATGGATGGAAAAACATCGCTAACAAATCTTTTTGCCTGTGGCGAATGTTCCCATACGGGCTTACATGGCGCTAATAGATTAGCATCCAATTCGTTATTGGAAGCCTTGGTTTATGCCGATCGCATTTATAATTACATCAGTAAGAACCTCCCTTCACAAACGGCTATGTCTATTAAAAAGTGGAACGACCAGGGAACTGTGATGCTAAGTGAATTTGAAATTATTCAGGGGAAAACTAGCGATTTACAACAATTAATGCGAAGATACGCCGGAGTTGTGCGAAATAATTCTGATTTAATGGAGGCTTCAATTCATTTGGAAAAACTATATTCTGAAACAGAAAAGTTATATCAAAAATATAAATTGAATACCGCACTTTGTCAACTTCGAAATATGGTAAATGTGGCACATTTGATTATTCAGCAATCTCTAAGGAGAGATGAAAATCGTGGGGGTTATTATAACGAGGATTACGATAAGAAAAAGGACCTTGTCGGAGAAAAGAAACAATACCGCTGTGCTTTAGAAATCAATCAGGACTAA
- a CDS encoding RluA family pseudouridine synthase: MIVINKRPGDIVQGDKTGDLPLSEVVKEYIAEKYNKPGAVFLGVVHRLDRPTSGLVVFARTSKALTRLNKMFSERETEKMYWALVKNAPTTPEDTLIHYLKRNPKQNKSYAHIKEVPESKKAILHFKILKNLNNYSLLEIVLETGRHHQIRSQLSAINSPIKGDLKYGFDRSNPDGSIHLHAKRLKLIHPVLKEEMVFEAPLPNDPLWNVCY, translated from the coding sequence TTGATTGTAATAAACAAGCGGCCGGGCGATATTGTCCAAGGAGATAAAACGGGAGATCTACCCCTTTCTGAAGTTGTAAAGGAATACATCGCAGAAAAATATAATAAGCCGGGAGCTGTTTTTCTGGGTGTGGTACATAGGCTAGATCGTCCTACAAGCGGTTTAGTGGTTTTTGCAAGAACCTCTAAGGCGTTAACCCGACTAAATAAAATGTTCTCTGAAAGAGAAACAGAAAAGATGTATTGGGCATTGGTAAAAAACGCCCCCACGACGCCAGAAGACACATTGATCCATTATCTTAAAAGAAATCCGAAACAAAATAAATCCTACGCCCACATAAAAGAAGTACCGGAAAGTAAAAAAGCAATCCTTCACTTTAAAATTCTCAAAAACCTAAACAATTATTCGTTATTAGAAATCGTCCTCGAAACTGGCCGACACCATCAAATAAGATCGCAACTTTCTGCGATTAATAGTCCCATAAAAGGCGATTTAAAGTATGGTTTTGACAGGAGCAATCCGGATGGGAGCATTCATTTACATGCAAAAAGATTGAAGCTGATCCATCCTGTCTTAAAGGAGGAAATGGTTTTTGAAGCTCCTTTGCCAAATGATCCACTTTGGAACGTTTGCTACTAA
- a CDS encoding sensor histidine kinase codes for MLQKEEVLLIGYFITTIFLLVIFVVIFVVAFLRRKNSFLKERFESEQRYQRELAKSQIEIQEATLKNIAWELHDNVGQLLSVANMQLNVLRQAVPEVYREQIMETRDMVQKSVQEVRSLSKVLNNEVVLKNGLLSSLQVELDRFNRLGYLEASIQVVGDIVPIKNSSEIILFRILQEFFSNVIKHARASKLFVSLEYMEDSLEITVIDDGVGFDTTLVTGGSGMETMKSRAALLNASFSINSEKGKGVQLFLKYHYSNAR; via the coding sequence ATGCTCCAAAAAGAAGAAGTTTTACTGATCGGTTATTTTATTACCACTATTTTTTTGCTGGTGATATTTGTCGTGATTTTTGTAGTGGCATTTTTACGAAGAAAAAATAGTTTTTTAAAGGAACGTTTTGAATCTGAGCAACGGTACCAAAGGGAATTGGCCAAATCCCAAATTGAAATACAGGAAGCAACACTTAAAAACATAGCATGGGAACTTCACGACAACGTGGGTCAGTTGTTGTCGGTAGCCAATATGCAATTGAATGTTTTGAGGCAGGCCGTACCGGAAGTTTATCGTGAACAGATAATGGAAACCCGGGATATGGTGCAAAAAAGTGTTCAGGAAGTTAGATCGCTTTCAAAGGTTCTTAACAATGAGGTGGTCTTAAAAAATGGACTTTTGTCATCGTTGCAGGTGGAACTGGACAGGTTTAATCGGCTGGGATATTTGGAGGCTTCTATTCAGGTTGTTGGAGATATAGTACCAATTAAAAATTCCTCTGAAATCATTCTTTTTAGGATACTTCAGGAATTTTTTTCAAACGTAATTAAACATGCTAGGGCTTCAAAATTATTTGTAAGTTTGGAATATATGGAGGATTCTTTGGAGATTACAGTTATTGATGATGGTGTTGGTTTTGATACCACTTTGGTTACAGGCGGCTCGGGAATGGAAACCATGAAGAGTAGGGCCGCACTTTTAAATGCGTCTTTCTCCATAAATTCTGAAAAGGGAAAAGGAGTTCAATTATTTTTAAAATATCACTATAGCAATGCGAGATGA
- the dinB gene encoding DNA polymerase IV, translated as MNDNRNIVHMDLDTFFVSCERLLDSQLIGKPVLIGGTSDRGVVASCSYEARKFGIHSAMPMKMARQLCPEAIVVRGDAGTYSKFSEAVTDVIKESVPLYEKSSVDEFYIDLTGMDKFFGCQKLASELRQRIMKETGLPISFGLSVNKTVSKIATGEAKPNNQLFINKGTEKPFLSPLPVNKIPMVGEATYRTFCDLGIKQIKTVQEMPMEMMSKVFGKNGQTIWQKANGIDPTPVVQYTERKSISTERSFDRDTTDVKKLEGIILAMAENLVFQLRRGNKLTACVSFKIRYSDFQTYSMQRRIPYSSADHKIIPVIMELYKKLYQRRLLVRMVGVKFSHLVEGGYQIDLFDDNEKVVNLYHAMDKMRERYGDRAVMRAAGMEAKSISRWNPFSGEPPPLLPNRRR; from the coding sequence ATGAACGATAACCGAAATATAGTGCACATGGACCTAGATACATTTTTTGTATCCTGTGAGCGATTATTGGATAGCCAACTCATAGGCAAACCCGTCCTTATTGGTGGCACCAGCGATCGCGGCGTAGTAGCTTCCTGCAGTTATGAAGCGCGTAAATTCGGTATCCACTCGGCCATGCCCATGAAAATGGCCCGACAGTTATGTCCGGAAGCAATCGTAGTCCGCGGAGATGCGGGAACTTATAGTAAGTTTTCTGAAGCGGTCACAGACGTTATCAAAGAAAGTGTTCCGCTATATGAAAAATCTTCGGTAGATGAATTCTATATTGATCTTACCGGGATGGATAAGTTTTTCGGCTGCCAAAAACTAGCTTCGGAATTGCGGCAACGCATTATGAAAGAAACGGGACTTCCAATTTCTTTTGGTCTCTCCGTCAATAAAACAGTTTCCAAAATAGCCACGGGTGAGGCAAAACCCAACAATCAGCTATTCATCAATAAAGGCACGGAAAAACCATTTCTTTCTCCCTTGCCGGTAAACAAAATCCCAATGGTGGGAGAAGCGACCTATCGCACCTTTTGTGATTTGGGAATAAAGCAGATAAAGACCGTCCAGGAGATGCCGATGGAAATGATGTCCAAGGTCTTTGGAAAAAACGGACAGACCATCTGGCAAAAGGCTAATGGCATAGACCCTACGCCCGTAGTACAATACACCGAACGCAAATCTATTTCTACCGAACGTTCCTTCGATCGGGATACCACCGATGTAAAAAAACTAGAAGGTATCATTCTGGCGATGGCTGAGAATTTAGTGTTCCAATTACGCCGTGGCAATAAACTAACAGCCTGCGTTTCTTTTAAAATACGATATTCAGATTTCCAGACTTATAGCATGCAGCGAAGAATTCCTTATAGTTCGGCGGACCATAAAATTATTCCGGTGATTATGGAGCTATACAAAAAACTTTATCAAAGACGCTTATTGGTGCGGATGGTTGGTGTAAAATTCAGTCATTTAGTGGAAGGTGGCTATCAGATCGACCTGTTTGACGACAATGAAAAAGTTGTAAATCTATATCACGCAATGGATAAAATGCGCGAACGCTATGGCGATCGTGCCGTAATGCGAGCAGCAGGAATGGAGGCCAAAAGCATCAGCCGCTGGAATCCCTTTTCAGGAGAACCGCCACCGCTGTTGCCGAATAGAAGAAGGTGA
- the nadA gene encoding quinolinate synthase NadA: MTTTLTEDISATQQEISLSEKITILKRKKKAVILAHYYQVPEIQEVADYVGDSLGLSQKAAETEAEIIVFAGVHFMAETAKILNPNKKVLLPDMMAGCSLADSCPADKFGKLVAEHPDHTVITYVNCSAEVKALSDIICTSSNAEKIVNSIPKDAPIIFAPDKNLGKYIQKKTGRKMLLWDGACIVHEAFSIEKLLKLYQEHPDSIIIAHPESEAHILETAAYIGSTAGMIDYVKKNPSKKFIVATEAGILHKMQQEVPEAILIPAPAEEDNTCACSECAFMKMNTLQKLYDCLLNETPFIDVSEEVRKKAIVPIERMLELSK, from the coding sequence ATGACAACGACTCTTACAGAAGATATTTCAGCTACTCAGCAAGAAATAAGCCTTTCTGAAAAGATAACAATCCTAAAAAGGAAGAAAAAGGCAGTTATTTTGGCGCATTATTATCAGGTGCCGGAAATTCAGGAAGTAGCCGACTATGTGGGTGACAGTTTGGGACTTTCGCAAAAGGCTGCGGAAACGGAGGCGGAAATAATCGTGTTTGCAGGAGTTCATTTTATGGCCGAAACTGCCAAAATATTAAATCCGAATAAAAAAGTTTTATTGCCGGATATGATGGCAGGTTGTTCCTTAGCCGATTCCTGTCCAGCAGATAAATTTGGGAAACTGGTGGCAGAACATCCAGATCATACTGTGATAACGTATGTAAATTGCTCGGCGGAGGTAAAGGCCCTGAGCGACATTATTTGCACATCTTCAAATGCGGAGAAAATCGTGAATTCCATTCCGAAGGACGCTCCGATTATTTTTGCGCCGGATAAAAATCTAGGAAAATACATCCAGAAGAAAACAGGAAGGAAGATGCTGCTCTGGGATGGCGCCTGTATTGTTCACGAAGCTTTCTCAATAGAAAAACTTTTAAAGCTTTATCAAGAGCATCCCGATTCAATAATAATTGCCCACCCAGAATCTGAAGCACACATTTTGGAAACGGCCGCTTATATTGGTTCCACCGCCGGAATGATTGATTATGTAAAGAAGAACCCATCCAAAAAATTTATAGTGGCCACCGAAGCCGGGATTTTACACAAAATGCAACAAGAAGTGCCGGAAGCGATATTGATTCCCGCTCCTGCGGAGGAGGATAATACCTGTGCCTGTAGCGAATGTGCATTTATGAAGATGAATACACTTCAAAAACTTTATGATTGCTTGCTCAATGAAACTCCTTTTATTGATGTTTCCGAAGAAGTTCGAAAAAAAGCTATTGTACCCATTGAACGAATGCTAGAACTGTCCAAATAA